The following proteins are co-located in the Streptomyces sp. DT2A-34 genome:
- a CDS encoding NIPSNAP family protein, whose translation MAKTTQLRTYTVREGMLDEWVERWRAEIVPLRLELGFAIGGAWVDRERNQFVWLIAYDGPETFAERNALYWASPERKAMNLDPDEYLVHTEDRTVETVDLQL comes from the coding sequence ATGGCCAAGACCACTCAGCTGCGCACCTACACCGTCCGGGAGGGCATGCTCGATGAGTGGGTGGAGAGGTGGCGTGCCGAAATCGTGCCGCTGCGCCTGGAGTTGGGCTTCGCCATCGGTGGCGCCTGGGTGGACCGGGAGCGTAACCAGTTCGTCTGGCTCATCGCGTATGACGGCCCGGAGACGTTCGCCGAACGGAACGCGCTCTACTGGGCCTCGCCGGAGCGCAAGGCGATGAACCTCGACCCGGACGAGTACCTGGTGCACACCGAGGACCGCACGGTCGAGACCGTCGACCTGCAGTTGTGA
- a CDS encoding transposase, translating to MAGGKRTAADLGAHICFEDEAGQGLRPPKGHTWAPRGARPVVRVRGRNRGRVNIAGVVCYRTGHRSRFFYTLHIWHGRRGEPKSFSWRQYRDLITMTHLQLGTPVAWCWDNLNVHLVKELKDFATEHKEWLRIYQMPSYAPELNPAEGIWSLLKRHLADFAAADLTHLTRVVKRKLKKIQYRPHLIDGCLPPTGLAMDHEAIRAPDITSST from the coding sequence GTGGCCGGAGGTAAAAGGACGGCGGCGGACCTGGGCGCCCACATCTGCTTCGAGGACGAGGCAGGTCAGGGGCTGAGGCCGCCGAAGGGACACACCTGGGCGCCGCGCGGAGCCCGGCCGGTGGTGCGGGTGCGCGGCCGCAACCGCGGGCGGGTCAACATCGCCGGAGTGGTCTGCTACCGCACCGGGCACCGCTCCCGCTTCTTCTACACCCTGCACATCTGGCACGGGCGTCGCGGCGAGCCGAAGTCGTTCTCCTGGCGCCAGTACCGGGACCTGATCACCATGACTCACCTGCAGCTCGGTACCCCGGTGGCGTGGTGCTGGGACAACCTGAACGTGCATCTGGTCAAAGAGCTGAAGGACTTCGCCACCGAACACAAGGAGTGGTTACGGATCTACCAGATGCCTTCCTACGCACCGGAGTTGAACCCGGCCGAAGGTATCTGGTCGCTGCTCAAGCGGCACCTGGCCGACTTCGCCGCTGCCGACCTCACCCACCTCACCCGTGTCGTCAAGCGAAAGCTGAAGAAGATCCAGTACCGGCCCCACCTGATCGACGGCTGCCTCCCGCCCACCGGCCTGGCCATGGATCACGAAGCGATCAGAGCACCGGACATCACGAGTTCAACCTGA
- a CDS encoding winged helix-turn-helix domain-containing protein, with protein MRYAQGGGLTPREQEKRERLRLDAAERFARGEKAEAIARELRVTARSARRWRRAWEQGGADALRPRGPVSVERLSPAQWERLEQELGRGPLAHGWDDEFQGWTLKRVKLLIGRMFHVGYTIQGVWKLLRRHGWSAQVPLRRAIERDDETIEVWKAKVWPEVKGRRRTWAPTSASRTRQVRG; from the coding sequence ATGCGATATGCGCAAGGGGGCGGGCTGACGCCCAGGGAGCAGGAGAAGCGGGAACGGCTGCGGCTGGATGCCGCCGAGCGGTTCGCACGTGGGGAGAAGGCCGAGGCCATCGCGCGGGAGCTACGGGTGACGGCGCGGTCGGCGCGGCGCTGGCGGCGGGCATGGGAACAAGGCGGCGCGGACGCGCTGAGGCCGAGGGGACCGGTCTCCGTGGAGCGGCTGAGCCCTGCGCAGTGGGAGCGGCTGGAACAGGAACTGGGGCGTGGCCCACTCGCCCACGGCTGGGACGATGAGTTCCAGGGCTGGACGCTGAAGCGGGTCAAGCTGCTGATCGGGCGGATGTTCCACGTCGGGTACACGATCCAGGGGGTGTGGAAGCTGCTGCGCCGGCACGGCTGGTCCGCGCAGGTGCCGCTGCGGCGGGCGATCGAGCGGGACGATGAGACGATCGAGGTGTGGAAGGCAAAGGTGTGGCCGGAGGTAAAAGGACGGCGGCGGACCTGGGCGCCCACATCTGCTTCGAGGACGAGGCAGGTCAGGGGCTGA
- a CDS encoding pentapeptide repeat-containing protein yields the protein MTVELADRHEPDDLQLRRSPAVQATSKAAAREMGATSSLALKTSVDVCRASTMGHSPSMRMSSKALRWRQLLGAMAVAALALALLIAIGKGFAVAWRNFYPPSSGYWNSLDAGERSVAMGQFRLALVQALAAVGAAVALLYTARNYRLSHRGQVTERFSKALERLGSEEPYVRLGGILALEQILQDSPTQANHAVQVLNGFVREKSPKVGERKERQRAVVARRAAKRSGRRKTPSAADRLGLPSDIHAALVALAGWSDRKSPGMDQVPHLGGLDLSGAFIPEIDLHRAEMRGASVSRANLIGADLRLARLDNALLIAALLEGADLTSADLEGANLSQASIRDAIFEKANLRGVNLSSVRGKGVIMSKVSLESAYMRSAMLQGADLSGSSLRKADLSDATLVCAGLEGVQLSGSRLIGASLEQATLSGAWLGGADLTRCDLSDADLADCGLHDADLSEAEGLTVQQLLRARPTLTTKLPEALRKDPRVIARISEVERQDRSHVPSTFGMTRGLLRLNS from the coding sequence ATGACCGTTGAACTGGCAGATCGTCACGAACCGGACGACCTGCAACTACGCCGAAGCCCTGCGGTGCAGGCCACATCAAAGGCGGCGGCGCGCGAAATGGGTGCCACCTCAAGTCTTGCTCTGAAAACCTCCGTTGACGTCTGCCGGGCCTCAACGATGGGGCACAGTCCCAGCATGCGAATGTCATCCAAGGCGCTGCGATGGCGTCAGCTGCTAGGTGCAATGGCTGTTGCCGCTCTAGCGCTAGCCCTCCTCATTGCCATCGGCAAGGGATTCGCTGTTGCGTGGCGAAATTTCTATCCACCATCGAGTGGGTATTGGAATTCACTCGATGCGGGCGAGCGATCTGTCGCAATGGGGCAATTCAGATTGGCTCTTGTTCAGGCGCTTGCCGCCGTTGGAGCGGCGGTCGCACTGCTTTACACGGCCCGAAACTATCGACTCAGCCATAGAGGTCAAGTCACAGAGCGTTTTAGTAAGGCGTTAGAGCGCCTCGGGTCTGAAGAGCCATATGTCAGACTCGGAGGGATTTTGGCGCTGGAGCAGATTCTTCAGGATTCGCCGACCCAGGCCAATCATGCGGTCCAGGTGCTCAACGGTTTCGTCAGGGAAAAGTCGCCTAAGGTCGGAGAGCGTAAGGAACGGCAGCGCGCGGTGGTTGCCCGGCGCGCCGCGAAGCGGAGCGGCAGACGGAAGACACCCAGTGCAGCGGATCGACTCGGGCTCCCCTCTGACATCCATGCGGCGTTGGTGGCCCTCGCGGGCTGGTCAGATCGGAAGTCTCCAGGGATGGATCAAGTCCCGCACCTGGGCGGACTCGATCTTTCGGGCGCATTCATCCCTGAAATCGATCTTCATAGAGCCGAGATGAGGGGCGCGAGCGTCTCCCGTGCGAATCTCATCGGTGCAGACTTGAGGCTCGCCCGACTCGATAATGCTCTCCTGATCGCCGCACTGTTGGAAGGTGCTGACCTAACAAGCGCCGACCTGGAAGGAGCGAATCTTTCGCAGGCAAGTATTCGTGATGCTATCTTCGAAAAGGCGAACCTGAGAGGGGTTAATTTGTCGTCGGTTCGAGGTAAGGGGGTGATTATGTCCAAGGTGAGTCTTGAGAGTGCTTACATGCGTAGCGCAATGCTTCAAGGGGCGGATCTTTCGGGCTCCTCCCTGAGGAAGGCAGATCTTTCTGATGCCACTCTCGTTTGCGCTGGTCTCGAAGGTGTGCAGTTGTCAGGCAGTCGCCTGATCGGTGCCTCATTGGAACAGGCGACGCTGAGCGGTGCTTGGCTTGGCGGTGCGGACCTGACACGCTGCGATCTCAGCGATGCGGACCTGGCGGACTGTGGACTCCACGATGCAGACCTCTCGGAGGCGGAGGGACTGACGGTGCAGCAGCTCCTAAGGGCGCGTCCCACCCTGACCACAAAGTTGCCGGAGGCGCTGCGTAAAGACCCTCGCGTCATCGCGCGAATCTCGGAGGTCGAGAGGCAGGACCGGAGCCATGTCCCATCGACCTTCGGCATGACTCGGGGACTACTCAGGTTGAACTCGTGA
- a CDS encoding ISAs1 family transposase yields the protein MARINGDTLDQAVGRWLADRRSGTAGGLRALAVDGKSLRGAAKAKGRKIHLLAALDHTTGLVLAQLDVREKTNEITCFQPLLESIADLAGTVVTSDAMHTQREHGRLPAGPRRPRHRDRQA from the coding sequence TTGGCCCGGATCAACGGCGATACCCTGGACCAGGCCGTGGGCCGCTGGCTCGCCGACCGCCGCTCCGGCACCGCAGGCGGTTTGCGCGCCCTGGCGGTCGACGGCAAGAGCCTGCGCGGGGCGGCCAAGGCCAAAGGCCGGAAGATCCACCTGCTCGCCGCCCTGGACCATACAACGGGCTTGGTCCTGGCCCAGCTGGACGTGCGGGAGAAAACGAACGAGATCACGTGCTTCCAGCCGCTGCTGGAGAGCATTGCCGACCTGGCCGGCACCGTGGTCACCAGCGACGCGATGCACACCCAGCGTGAGCACGGCCGACTACCTGCAGGGCCGCGGCGCCCACGACATCGTGATCGTCAAGCGTAA
- a CDS encoding ISAs1 family transposase, with the protein MSTADYLQGRGAHDIVIVKRNQKKLRRQLKSLPWKQIPLQGRTRNAGHGRSEIRRIKVATVNNLLFPGARQAVQIKRRRTYRKTGKTTVKTIYAVTSLTAEQATPAQLSSLVRNHWKVEALHHIRDTTFTEDASQLRTGNAPRAMAAWRNLAVGALRLTGATNIAAALRHNAREPRRPLALLRLT; encoded by the coding sequence GTGAGCACGGCCGACTACCTGCAGGGCCGCGGCGCCCACGACATCGTGATCGTCAAGCGTAACCAGAAGAAGCTGCGCAGGCAGCTGAAGTCCCTGCCCTGGAAGCAGATCCCGCTCCAAGGACGCACCCGGAACGCCGGCCACGGACGCTCCGAAATCCGCCGGATCAAGGTGGCCACCGTGAACAACCTGCTCTTTCCCGGTGCCCGTCAAGCCGTCCAGATCAAGCGCCGCCGCACTTACCGCAAGACCGGCAAGACCACCGTGAAGACCATCTACGCCGTCACCAGCCTCACCGCCGAGCAGGCCACCCCCGCGCAACTTTCCTCACTCGTGCGTAACCACTGGAAGGTGGAAGCCCTGCACCACATCCGGGACACCACCTTTACCGAGGACGCCTCCCAACTGCGAACAGGCAACGCACCCCGTGCGATGGCGGCCTGGCGCAACCTCGCCGTCGGGGCACTGCGGCTGACCGGAGCCACGAACATAGCTGCAGCTCTCCGCCACAACGCCCGCGAACCCCGCCGGCCCCTCGCGCTCCTCAGACTCACATGA
- a CDS encoding NACHT domain-containing NTPase encodes MRWRWVLTWLLCAALTVGLITVWKVRPKDIGDAASVVAAVIGLFGVLAVWAWRRNPRHGRSTSGQVAEAAQMLARQVRQQWQDEAVLRQLFDPAPLPVLWSDCPLPDVSDHRQLIGAPVTCRADAPQELAATFRSLPRRRLVVLGPAGSGKTTLAVLLTLALLGRRDPDEPVPVLLSLASFDPSRDSVPAWLRRQITADYAVLADIDTYGPSAIEDLLAEGRILPVLDALDERPEAGRAAVLRALNDTLDPHTPVVLTCRTANYTTVVADAGVLTGAAVIAPSPVLPDDALTLLRLAAPPGPRQTHWDALVEHMSQNPGGSAAQALASPLMVALARAVYADAPGDPAELADTGRFPTPAMVEHHLLDSLVPTLYARAHQQDPSGRRWSPQQAHRYLIHVAAGMRRQDTYDLSWWQLHRWVPTLAHTWSRPAAWTALLITLTLLGYAAHGAIPGLPPRERGVMVWYLQGMTAALPCMCWFAAWAAVRPRLGTHRFSSAVLTALCGGAAFAVPGMTFNPVNVAPGWYVVGCEAVTGFAFLLVLYTTELPVPPSMPSRGSITLWRWHHRLPRAVAMFCGTTVLTAAALYVYALVVRPMPGASKVHSSQRAELPWAYGLTLGAAVGVVQILFYWLRGTTTAHDLTAPASAVRADRLVTLVCGGAGVLLVTLPYGILVALGNVTPQGQVADDVIRELAVMLLGVGPTGLVLALAACSWPHYTAARLSLAARGLLPWRLQAFLADAHRLGILRQVGPVYQFRHARLQQRLAAQTRIPGPRPATARSGSPSSEPTSS; translated from the coding sequence GTGCGATGGCGTTGGGTGCTGACGTGGCTGCTGTGTGCAGCCTTGACCGTCGGCCTGATCACTGTGTGGAAAGTCAGACCCAAGGACATCGGCGACGCCGCCTCGGTCGTGGCGGCCGTGATCGGCCTGTTCGGCGTGCTGGCGGTGTGGGCATGGCGCCGCAACCCGCGGCACGGCCGGTCGACGTCCGGACAAGTGGCGGAGGCCGCGCAGATGCTCGCCCGGCAGGTCCGCCAGCAGTGGCAGGACGAGGCGGTGCTCCGGCAGCTTTTTGATCCGGCGCCGCTTCCGGTTCTGTGGTCCGACTGCCCACTGCCTGACGTCAGCGACCATCGACAGCTCATCGGTGCCCCAGTCACCTGCCGGGCCGACGCACCGCAGGAACTGGCAGCCACCTTCCGTAGCCTGCCTCGGCGCCGTCTTGTCGTCCTGGGGCCAGCCGGATCGGGCAAGACCACCCTCGCGGTGCTGCTCACCCTCGCTCTGCTGGGCCGGCGTGACCCGGACGAGCCGGTCCCGGTGCTGCTCTCGCTGGCCTCGTTCGACCCGTCCCGGGACAGTGTCCCGGCATGGCTGCGACGCCAGATCACCGCCGACTACGCCGTACTGGCCGACATCGACACCTACGGGCCCAGCGCGATCGAGGACTTGCTTGCAGAAGGCAGAATCCTGCCTGTGCTCGACGCTCTCGACGAGCGCCCTGAGGCCGGCCGCGCCGCCGTGCTCAGAGCTCTCAACGACACCCTCGATCCGCACACTCCCGTGGTGCTCACCTGCCGCACTGCCAACTACACCACCGTCGTGGCCGACGCCGGCGTCCTGACTGGCGCGGCAGTCATCGCACCCTCGCCCGTTCTCCCCGACGACGCCCTCACCTTGCTGCGCCTGGCCGCCCCACCCGGACCCCGCCAGACACACTGGGACGCCCTGGTCGAGCACATGAGCCAGAACCCAGGCGGGTCAGCTGCCCAGGCCCTGGCCAGCCCGCTGATGGTCGCACTCGCCCGGGCCGTGTACGCCGATGCCCCTGGTGATCCCGCCGAACTCGCCGACACCGGCCGCTTCCCCACCCCTGCAATGGTCGAGCACCACCTGCTCGACAGCCTTGTCCCGACCCTCTACGCCCGCGCCCACCAGCAAGACCCTTCCGGACGCCGCTGGAGCCCGCAGCAGGCCCACCGCTACCTGATCCACGTCGCCGCCGGCATGCGGCGACAGGACACGTACGACCTGTCGTGGTGGCAGCTTCACCGCTGGGTGCCAACCCTGGCCCATACCTGGTCCCGCCCCGCCGCTTGGACCGCGCTCCTGATCACCCTCACGCTGCTGGGCTACGCAGCGCACGGCGCCATTCCCGGGCTCCCTCCACGCGAGCGGGGGGTCATGGTCTGGTACCTGCAGGGCATGACTGCTGCCCTGCCCTGCATGTGCTGGTTCGCGGCATGGGCCGCCGTCCGCCCCCGCCTCGGCACCCACCGGTTCTCGAGCGCAGTGCTGACCGCCCTGTGCGGCGGCGCCGCGTTCGCCGTTCCGGGCATGACATTCAACCCCGTGAATGTGGCGCCCGGCTGGTACGTAGTGGGTTGCGAAGCCGTCACCGGGTTCGCCTTCCTGCTGGTCCTCTACACCACCGAGCTCCCTGTTCCGCCTTCCATGCCGAGCCGGGGCTCGATCACCCTGTGGCGCTGGCATCACCGGCTACCGCGCGCGGTAGCCATGTTCTGCGGAACCACCGTCCTCACCGCAGCCGCTCTCTACGTCTACGCCCTGGTCGTGAGGCCGATGCCCGGAGCGTCCAAAGTCCACTCGTCCCAGAGAGCAGAGCTGCCCTGGGCATACGGCCTCACTCTCGGCGCCGCCGTCGGCGTGGTGCAGATCCTGTTCTACTGGCTGCGTGGCACGACGACCGCCCACGATCTCACGGCCCCGGCATCCGCTGTGCGGGCCGACCGACTCGTCACTCTCGTCTGCGGTGGTGCCGGAGTTCTCCTTGTCACTCTTCCCTACGGCATCCTCGTCGCCCTGGGGAACGTCACCCCCCAAGGCCAGGTGGCCGACGACGTGATCCGGGAACTGGCGGTCATGCTCCTGGGCGTGGGGCCGACCGGGCTGGTGCTCGCCCTGGCCGCGTGCTCGTGGCCGCATTACACCGCCGCACGTCTGTCGTTGGCTGCCCGGGGCCTACTTCCGTGGCGGCTCCAGGCGTTCCTCGCCGACGCGCACCGCCTGGGCATCCTGCGCCAGGTCGGGCCCGTGTACCAGTTCCGTCACGCCCGCCTTCAGCAGCGCCTCGCCGCTCAGACCCGAATTCCGGGGCCTCGCCCTGCAACAGCGCGATCCGGGTCCCCCTCATCCGAGCCCACGTCGTCCTGA
- the mycP gene encoding type VII secretion-associated serine protease mycosin produces MPTSNMQRLAHRTLLPGVMAALLVGIATTPSHAESVRSQQWHLTAMKAEEMWKTTRGEGVTVAVIDSGVDDTNPDLRGQVLEGKDFAPDAPGDQDTDVSGHGTGMAGLIAGTGESGGGDGAFGLAPRAKILPIRVPLKATVFAKAIRYAVDTGAKVINISMGVGGGAPLQEESEAVKYALDKGALIFAAVGNDGDSSLVTPAATPGVVGVGAVGKDLRKTAESQYGPQVDLAAPGADMVAACTTETGLCTAHGTSDATAITSASAALIWSHHPDWTNNQVLRVMLNTAAGPTSGAKRNDYIGYGVVRPRIALKTPGDPGAADEYPLPDLAAAEPKSPSPKASESAGTKNEDKQSAAALAREDDSDTALWITLGVGAAALLGAAIAIPIVRARRRNTTSIAQ; encoded by the coding sequence ATGCCCACCAGCAACATGCAGCGTCTCGCTCACAGGACCCTGCTGCCGGGAGTAATGGCAGCCCTGCTAGTGGGCATCGCCACGACGCCGTCCCATGCGGAGTCCGTCCGTTCCCAGCAGTGGCACCTGACCGCCATGAAGGCGGAAGAGATGTGGAAGACCACCAGGGGCGAGGGCGTCACCGTCGCAGTCATCGACAGCGGGGTCGACGACACGAACCCCGACCTCCGCGGCCAGGTGCTGGAGGGGAAGGACTTCGCGCCGGACGCCCCGGGCGATCAGGACACTGACGTCAGCGGCCATGGCACGGGCATGGCTGGATTGATTGCCGGAACCGGCGAGAGCGGAGGAGGCGACGGTGCCTTCGGCCTCGCCCCGAGGGCGAAGATCCTGCCCATTCGGGTTCCCCTGAAAGCCACCGTATTCGCCAAAGCGATCAGGTACGCCGTCGACACTGGGGCCAAGGTCATCAACATTTCCATGGGAGTGGGCGGCGGCGCCCCATTGCAGGAAGAGAGCGAGGCTGTGAAGTACGCCCTGGATAAAGGAGCTTTGATCTTCGCAGCCGTCGGCAACGACGGGGACTCGTCTCTCGTAACCCCCGCCGCCACTCCAGGCGTCGTCGGAGTTGGAGCGGTCGGCAAAGATCTCCGCAAGACCGCCGAGTCACAGTACGGCCCCCAGGTAGACCTGGCGGCACCGGGCGCCGACATGGTGGCCGCATGCACAACCGAGACGGGCCTGTGCACCGCCCATGGCACGAGCGATGCCACCGCAATCACCTCCGCCAGCGCAGCCCTCATCTGGTCGCACCACCCTGACTGGACCAACAACCAGGTCCTCAGGGTCATGCTCAACACAGCAGCCGGCCCCACTAGCGGCGCCAAGCGAAACGACTACATTGGCTATGGGGTTGTGCGTCCCCGGATCGCCCTGAAGACCCCAGGCGATCCCGGTGCAGCCGACGAATACCCGCTCCCCGACCTGGCCGCCGCGGAGCCCAAGTCGCCGTCTCCGAAGGCCTCCGAGTCCGCTGGGACCAAGAACGAGGACAAGCAGTCTGCCGCCGCCCTTGCACGTGAGGATGACAGCGACACGGCTCTCTGGATCACGCTGGGCGTAGGTGCTGCCGCTCTGCTGGGTGCCGCAATCGCCATCCCTATAGTGCGTGCCCGGCGCCGCAACACGACGTCCATCGCTCAATGA